The segment CCACTGgtatcaacattgaaaagcCACTCTACACTAACTGGCAGCGGGGCGTTCGTGGCGTTAGGACGCTGAGAACACATGAAGAACGTGGCTGCATCGGGGCTGGCTGCGCAACTTACATATGGGACGGAACTCTGCATCCACGAGGCGGAATACTATTCATTGAGAGTGATATGGCAAGAAACTTTGTGGTTCAACTGGTGAGGTGTTGATTGAATGTATTTGACTGGATGATGCCACAAAGGTTGCACGTATCAAAACTTCCCTTTCATAGAGCGCGCCCTCATCCTAATGCAAAGGCAAACGCCGTCAACCATAGCTGAGGCGCGAGTCGCTGGGACTAGAGCAGCTTCTGGCGTCCCATCCTAATCAATTCAAACACTGTACGGCCCAGTAAGAGATAGCTTCCTTGTGAGCGCACATCAAGCTGTGCGATGTGCGAATGGCACAGAATCgttcttcctcctcggaGGGAAAGAACCGCTAAGGAATAGCACCCATCAACCACTTAAGCGGCCGTGCATAAACCAAAGGATGCAGTATCGACGCAGGGACAACGCGATTAAAGCTATAGTTGCATATTGCAACGTAGAGGAAGGGCCAACTGCAAGCCGGACTGATATGCCGCCAACAATGACGGTCTCCCCGAGAGCCTCCATGAGCCATCGGAACAACCCATTGTACAGCAGCGTTGCAGGTCCGGAGTgaggcgatgacggcgtcTGGGCCAGGTCCAGGTGATACACCAATGACAGATTCGTAAGTGCAAGATTAAAGTGTACTTCTAATGGATTACTACGATGCCGTTGCGGAGCAGCGCATATCAATGAAGTAACCCAGGTTGGCCACACTCGCAAATACAGGCGCGAGCACCAGTCCATTCCGGGGCTCACAATGCAGGAAGACTGCTGAACGAGCGCAAAACTCACCGAGACGTTGAGACACAGTCACTTTCACGGCAAGAAGAATCCACCAAGGAAGGTAGCTACCCTACCTCATAGTAGCAAGGGGCCGAATAGGGAGTCCAAATCAAAACTTAAGCAGCCGAAAAATCGTCACCGCTGTGCCATCGCTGGCTTCCTAGATTACGGGTTTCGCAGACCAAGGTTTAGTGGAGGTGGTCTATATATATTTACATGGTTTAGATAGTTATAGAACTGAACATTTCCTGTCTAGTAATTCAGAATTCTCAAGCCAGCGGTGCTAGTTTTGCGAAGTGGCTTACTTTCATTGATAAAACTCCATGCCAAATTCGGTAACTAGCAGGGCTTGTATTCCAAATGCTCCGTGGAACACGCCAGTAAAGTCTTGTTGTAGAGTCTGTCCCGGAGCTGGGGCGCTGTGTGAATGCCACTGGATTCAAGTCCCCCGCAAGGGATATCATAGCTAAACAACCCGGTAGACGGATCGCTCATCTTCACTGTCGTCGAAGGGATAAACAGGTAGTAGCCGTCTAGTCTACGTCATGAGTATCTTGTGCTGGACACATAGGGACAACTTCAACAGTGCTTGGCACTCCGCAAGCTACGGTCAGAATAAAATATCAATGATCTATCTAGTTTACAGAACTACACCTGGACAGGCCTCATTAAACATTTCAACGGGCTATTATTCCCAATCCATGGGACCCCACTCCAGCGTGCCATCCTCCTGTCTAATCTCACGCTGCTTTCCCATTAAAATCTTAATCTCCTTTAGAGCAATAATATATATAACCTTTAACCCCCCTATTATTtctattataatttattatatattatatatcccTAATAATACCTCCTTTAACTCTCTTAAGGccttttatttatttcttaatttttttaccTACTATAACGCctaatttatactttttattcttaaagttatatataataaattatttttatttaatacttttcatatattataataataagagtaatatagctatttatttaactttttaaaaggtaatttattatttcttagttTACTTATTTCCctttatataaaaaccttaaaaatatataataaatttataataacctATTTAATTAAGGCATTAAATCCTTTAAAATCTAGTTTAAAATTACCCTTTATATCTTTTAAAGTAAacttatatactaataatattaaagtataataatataaattactaaagctaataagcttctagtaaaaataatactagGTTTATTAAAAGCAGTAAAAGGCCTAAAAATAAGCAGGGGTTCCCGCTTTAAAAAACACTATACTtacttcttttattattattattattaaagtaataaaaggCACTTATAAAAACATAAATCTTACTTTAtagtagtatatattaaatatttaatataaaaaggctaaatAAGGTCCTTTTTTAGGCATTATAAGGTAGTAACTTAACTAcataattaaataaatttctgtaatattattaaattaatataatatataatttaggACTTATTTAAATAGTTATTTATAGACGGTATAAATGCATAATTTTAGATTAAGATTCCTGGATTATAAACCTTAGtaataaattctaaaaacTAAGGTAAAACCtagcttatttataaagggattatatatatttaaatataataaaattaagagccttaaaagtatattttaagaaaacTATCTTTTAAGCCACGGGTTTCTTAAGTTTACTtgtatataataaaagtaatttaagtaataataatattaaagaatCTAAAGgtatttaattatatttaaaagataatattagatttataattacttaattagAACTGGTCATGATTtctaaatattattagtatatattaacTAATTActcttatataattatataaagcAAATTCCATTTAGATACTTTAGGCTATAGTAGAAATTTAAGTGTTtaataactaaaataatatattatatttccCTTTAAAGATCATCTATATATAGTACGATGGGGTTGCCTCCTCAGCGTTTCATATACGACCAAGAATGATATAAGTGTAACGGGTCAAGCCGCTTGAACGGCGGCCGTGCCGCCTATCTCCAACTCCCCCAGCGGGTTTCATTCTAGAAGCTTCTGTGGAGGCATATTGGAAAGATATAAGGCGCTGTTATTATGTAGACTTcgcttttctttcttcatcttgataGTAAACAGCATAGGGACTAGTTAGTTGAATCAACTCACTAGAGGCCTTTCACACCCACAGGGGCTCTGTCAGAAACTCTCAAGATCGAACTTGTGTTCTTTGCAGGCTGTCTTCAAACATTGCAAATACCTCATTATTGATGAGAAGTCTATGATTGGCATTAAGTTGCTAGGCCTTCTGGATCAACGTCTCAGAGAAATCTTCCCAGCCCGTCAGGATGAGATGTATGCCGGCATCAACATCTTTGTCTGTGGCGATTTCCACCAACTTCCTCCTATTGGAGCTACTGTGATGTATTCAAATCTTCTCAACGCGCGAAACGCTGACTTTTTGGCCGGCCAGCAAGCATACCGAGCTCTGGATACAACAGTCCGACTAACACAGTTGATGCGGcaagatggcgacgacgaggagacgCTTCAGTTCCGCCGCGCGCTCGAAGAGTTGAGGGTTTATCAAGTATCCCAGCAGAGTTGGCAGCTTTTGAATACGCGAGTACAGAATGAACTAACTCATAATGAGGTAGAGTCCTTTAAGGATGCACTGCGTCTTTACTTTCGTCGAGAGGAGGCTCATGTGCACAACCACCAGCGCCTCCGCGACTGCAAACAGCCTATCCTTAGAATCAAGTCTACGCATACGGGCCAAGGCGCGGAGGGGGCAAACGATAACGAGGCAGATGGGTTGGATCCTCACCTTTGCATCTGTCTAGGGGCGAGGGTTATGTTAACAGAAAATATCTGGGTTGAGAACGGCTTGGTGAATGGGTCTATGGGGACGGTGAGGGATATCGTCTGGAGAGAGGGCCAAGATGCTACCAAAGATATGCCGACTGCAATTATGGTAGAAGTCGATGATTACGAGGGTCCCAAGTTCCCCGGCACTGACTACATCCCCATCTTCCCCGTCACCAGGCGATTCGAATACAAAAAACGTGACTGTTCGCGCACTAACTTCCCCCTTCGCCCTGCGTACGCTATCACGGTGCATAAAGCGCAAGGATTGACGCTGAAACAAGTGGTCTTAAACCTAGAACGGAAGGACCATGCGCCAGGATTATCATATATTGCTATATCTTAAGTTAAGAAACTCTCTTTTATTATGTTTAAGATGCTGTTTaatttaagttaatttataattaaagtgAGCTCGAACATGAAGGATAGGGAAAGGGATTGGGACCTGCGCACACTCCAGTGCTTGTAAATTAATAGATTTGTTTATCACGTCAAATATAGTAAAAtatgaagacgaagatgcaAAGGAAGGATTTTCATGATGATAAGCTTGCGCTGGCATCCTAGTTGCGGGGGGCACGGGGGGCCGCAGGTCCCTCGTTTTCTTGCCAATTTATAGCCAGACATATAAAGTAAGAGCTATCTTCTAACCTTTTATTGTAGCCTTTGCAATATAATACCAGTTTTCGCTACCACGCTTTTATTAAcatataaatactattattacttattatttgCTAAAAATCATGAAGCCTTCCACACTCGCATTTGCTCTTGCTATGGCTACTCAAGCAGCATGTCGTCAGGTGACCGAGGACGAGACGCAGGTGATAGCTGGGTGCTTTCCACTCTTTAAAACGATCTGGCAACGACCTTCAAGCGAGCAAACATTTCTTATTCAATCTTTACAATTTTGCAAGATCTCTGTTAGAGACGATCAGGGTCTGGATCGCCGTTTTGTTCAAATCCAGTGCCCAGAGGTAAGTTGGCATTACCCTTTTATTGCCGGCCGGGAAAGCTAAAAAACTAGTAGATGTCTCCGTGAGGATAAGGACTATTGTTAGCTGCGTGTAGGCTGCAGATTGGGCCTACTACTTGTTCGATTCTTAGCTGTTATAACCTAGTCAGGAGAAACTGCCACGTGACTAAAGCGATACATTGACGGTTATAGCAGCTAGCGAGATAGATTCAACATCAtctctaataaaatatagttTACATTTTGctctttatattttatataagtaCCGTCAAATCATGGTTTTAAATATTCGCATAACATGAATTCTCCACTAAGGCTTGATATAGCTCGACGCTTTGCTGTtacggctaaggttcccaagggataaactagtcgtagtttatgttggcagagccactagggcagtcaatctgagcagctgggtgttacgttggtaataggtcgtagaccgtaaccaagtgatcagagtcaaagagtaGTAAGCGAAGCTTAGgtcaatgtaatgatctgtgttgaaagctaatGAGCTAGAGCCTATCTACGGAGTGGATTTGGGGGTCCTTATATACAGGATGGTCGCTGTTTTCTGGGGGCGAGTATTGACTTGTGTGAGTCGTCCTGATCGCAACGCGATCATATCGACTTACACGGTCATCGCTCTGGTCGCAAGACGATTCCTGCGATCACCTTTCGCGCACGCTCCAACTATTCTTGCGACATAGGCCTTTGTCCCTCCGCGGGGTGGCTCATGCGGTTGGCCCATTCTGCGTGTCACAGCACCATCACGACTTGTCTAAGACACTCACGTGAGCACAGACCATTAGCGCACCATACAGCTGTAGTCTAGATagcttcctcttccctcCTCCTTAAGGCACAACTACGTTACTACTAGCACCTAAGATTCGCCCCGTGATGGTGCAGATGAGTCAATGTGTTGCTGGAGTCTGGACAGGAGACATTGTCTTCCGTTTATTGCTGCGGGTAAGTGAGCAAGAATTAGCTCTGGGCAGGGCCAGCCTTTTAGAACGAGCGCCGTCGTACTTACAACGGCCACTTTCTCTCCCGGCGCCATGAAAACGAGACTGCAAAGCAGATTGCATAAATATAGCTACTTTTCAAAATAATTCATAATATTTTCAAAGTTCACAAAGTAGCTAATGACGTGTTACAATTCTAGATATGCTACATACAGGACACGCTACTATAGCTGTCTAGCCTTGTTAACCTCGTGGCGAATGTCTTTATTCCTTTCCAGCTCCTTCCAGATCTTCTGCTCTCTCTTTTAGACGCTGTAGTTTACAAAAGAATTTGGCGCCCTCCCGAGTGTCGGTAAACTTTTTCTATCCACGAttcctcttgctgctcttgtcATCCTTGGCACGGTTGAAGTCCTCTAGCTTAGGATTCCTGAGGCTTGCGGTCTGCACGACATTCTTCCGTGCTTGAATACTGCTTGGGTTCCTCTTCTCTATTCCATACTGCAAGCTCGCAATACTTCTTTGTTCCCATACAATTCTCGAATTGCCCAGGTAAGCAGATATCAGGGAGATTATCTTCTCCAATAAACGGTAATAGGCGCGACTTTGTCGAGGTCAGTCCTCCATCCCATGTTTAAAGGGGGCCAGGGGATTACCTATTTACTTACAGTCTTTTGCGGTTGCTGCTCAAGCGACTTTGTAGATTCCTGTGTGCCAGACGTTGTGGTTGATTGCTCTTGGCTCGGGTCCTGGGGTTTCTCTCTGATACACCTGGCAATTGACGCGATTAAAGAGTCCTCAGTGAATCCTTGTTCGGGGTTTAGTTTATGCTCGTTCTCCTGTCGACATTCTTGACGATACTTTTGACAGGATTCTTTGGAAAGCTTTAGATCGTAGCATAAACCTTCGTTAGCCGCAGGATCTCTCAGCTTGATACAAGCCTTGACGTCCTTTTCAAATTTGTCGAGGCCGGCTTTAGAGAGTTGCTTGCTTTGAGCGTTGCTGTTGGCATCGATATATAGGTAGATACATTCAGGCCACACATAGTTGACGCAGTAAGGGGTTGACATGGAACCGCAACCACCAACCCAGGCTCCATAGACATCTGTTTCATCCGGAAGCTTTGCACCATCGTCAGCTTCAGCACGCTTATCCTGAAGATGGGATGGGATAGCGAGTGCCTGGCCCGAGAGCACTGCAGCGACGATGAATGCGAAACCCTTCATATCGAAATGATGAAAAGGCTTAGAcaataaaaatttaaaaataggaaaaaaaagacgactGAATTTCTGGCCGAGGGCAAGGCAATTGACCGACTAAAGAGGATGGTACAAAAGTCTCTAGAGATGTAGATGACGACGAGAATCTGGCAGCTTTTATGTTTTCTTTGCCCAGTGGTGATGGAAGCTCTAGGTACTATTATTTACGATGGAGTTTGTACAAATATTATTACGTCATTTAATTGCGGTTATTCCGTACATCAATGCAGATCCCAGTTTATATCGCTTGACGTAAAGACTAGCAATTCGTTGGGCGTGTACCCTTTGCGCTAGAATAAGCTTCCTTTTTACATTTCGGCCATGGTAAGGAGTCAAATCCATCTAATATTTATGCCAAATCTTGTAGTCGAGTCGTATGTTTATTCGGGACTCGTGCTCTAATGTTATTTATTCATGCAACAAACGTTGTCTAGTCAGTAAGAGTCTGTTTAGAGCTCGTATTTGTATACTCCAGTCGGCATATCCCAGTCGGCATAGAGTGACGAATTTAATaagctgctcaaggccgAAGTGGACTATCGATAATGTAACCAAGGGCTAAGGGGGCAGCCCTTGGGTTTGCTAGTATGTCTAATGACTACATAAAGTAAGATGGACGTTGGCAATAACCGTAGTTGGTTATACTCAGGGTTCAAAGCCACTACACGAAAATCCACATATGGACTCACATATGGTTCCATATCAATTGCACTCCATGCCACTAGAGCCTGCTGTGGATTCTCTTCACTCCACGGAACCCCGGCCACATATGGCAATGGTGGAAATTGTGGTATTTTCTCCCGAGGTTTAACAAGTAGAACTATCTACATAGTAAATAGGACAGGTTCAAAGTATCTGTTAACTAGTATCCGTAACGGGCTAAGTGGGGTATCTCGGCTTGCGTTCCCGTCTCTGGTCCGGGTAGCGGGGCCGGACCTCCGACAAGGTAGTTTAGCTGCCCTGAGCTCAGGAGCTTAAGGTCTCTCTTTGTTTTGTtattttttctctttcttctaTAACTTTGGTATTCGCATGCATTGCCTTGCCATTTGTTAATATACTCACTTAACCTGTTACAATATCCCGTGGTCAAGATATCATATTCAGGTCACCACCGTCACCTAAGGTCTTAGGTGGTGCGCATGAATGACCACCTGACTGGCAGAAAGTAGCTGCATCATCTGTGCATATGTTCATGGATCTGTTCCTCATATATTCTCATTAACCCTGTTATGGTGCTTATGTCAGCAGTGTGCAAAAGGTTATTTGAACTTATTTCTGGTAGCGGGATAGTGTGATGACACTGACGAGCCGTAGCAATCGACTAGATGTTTTAACCATCGGCTTATACTAGACGTTACGCAGCTGTGTACGGGCAAGATTGGCGGACTTGTTGGGTCAAATACTGATAGAGCCATCGAGAGAATATTGGCGATACGGCAAGAGTCAGATGGAACACGGACTCTTGGTACCTGACTTGTAATCATCACTGTAATGTGGAAATCCTTGCCACATGTGGACTCACATCCATTATGGATACATATCCATCCATACCACGGCCGTGATCTTAGTCATCATCCATATCCATTCCATATCCCCGAATGTGTAGTGGTGTGTAGTGGCTTTGAACCCTGAGCGAAGGTCATTGAGAATATGGTCTATGGAGTTGTTTTGCCTTAGCTTCCAGTCTTTCGTACTCAGCTATTGCTTCTGGGTCTGCCTTAATGGCTTCAAGATCACAGTGAGTCCAAGTACACTTGTTCGAGATCGTTGCCCCTACTCAACGCCACATATGCTTGTCCGTCAGAGACGATGTTAGAATTTAAGCCGACGGTAACAGCTGGCAGTGATAGGCCATGAACCTTGTGGATTGTCAACGTAAATGCGTTGTGATTGGAAGCTGCGCACGCTTATACTCCACCCCATTCGTCTGAAAATACGACGAAGTTTTATGCAAGTGCATGCATGACCTGAAATGCATTAGCTGCTTTGCGGATCTCTCAGCTTCGACGGTAGGgccaaaggaaaaagaacTTA is part of the Metarhizium brunneum chromosome 4, complete sequence genome and harbors:
- the pif1_0 gene encoding ATP-dependent DNA helicase PIF1, with product MYAGINIFVCGDFHQLPPIGATVMYSNLLNARNADFLAGQQAYRALDTTVRLTQLMRQDGDDEETLQFRRALEELRVYQVSQQSWQLLNTRVQNELTHNEVESFKDALRLYFRREEAHVHNHQRLRDCKQPILRIKSTHTGQGAEGANDNEADGLDPHLCICLGARVMLTENIWVENGLVNGSMGTVRDIVWREGQDATKDMPTAIMVEVDDYEGPKFPGTDYIPIFPVTRRFEYKKRDCSRTNFPLRPAYAITVHKAQGLTLKQVVLNLERKDHAPGLSYIAIS